Part of the Pseudomonas lijiangensis genome is shown below.
CCGACACCCAGCGCATGGACACCGACCTGCTGCGCGATGCCTACATTGCCGAACTCAACCACTTTGCAGACTGCCTGCGCACGGGTGAAAGACCACTGGCAAGCGGTGAAGATGCCCGAGCGGCACTGGCCATTGCCCGCGCCTGCATCGAGTCAGTCCAGCAGGGCAAAACGGTACGGGTTGCAGGAGAACAGGCATGAGTTTCTGCCCCTTCACACTGGCCGTCAGCGCCGAAATGGTGTTTCTCGACCTGCCCTTCGTAGAGCGCGTCCGGCGCATCCATGAGCTGGGCTTCAGTGCCGAAATCTGGGACTGGACCACCAAGGACATCGCGGCCTTGAGCGCTACAGGTGCTGACTTCACCTCCATGACCGGTTATATCTCGGGCAATCTGACGGATGCCGAAGGTATCCAGCGCCTGCTGGAAAGTGCCAGGGAATCACTGGCCGTTGCCGAGCGCCTGAACTGCCCCGGCCTCAACCTGCATGGCACCGGCCTGGACAACAAGGGCCTGCCGGTCAACCCTGTAAGCCATACCAACGGGCGCATGTGGCTGAACGCCTGCAAGACCCTGGAAAAAATCGCCCGGCTTGGCGAGGATCATTCCCGAGTCTTCCTGCTGGAAAACCTCAATACCCAGGTTGACCATCCCGGCACGCCGTTCGCCAGGGCCGAAGACACGCTGGCCTTGATTGAAGCAGTGGATAGCCCGCACCTGAAAATGAACCTGGACCTGTATCACGCGCAGATTGGCGAGGGAAACCTGATCGAGCTGATCCAGCGTGCCGGCAGCGCCATCGGCGAAATCCAGGTGGCGGATGTACCGGGGCGCATGGAACCCGGCACGGGCGAAATCCATTACCCGGCCATTGCCAAAGCCCTGCATCGCATGGGCTACAGCGGTGTGGTCGGCCTGGAAGGCTGGGCATCCGGCGACCCGGACATTGCGCTGCAGCGTTTTCGTCAGGCCTTTACCCTGGAGGAATGAATACTCAAAGGTCTTCCGGCCCAGGCACAGGGCCGGAGGCCTCGCTCACTTGATGAATTTCAACCCATAAGAACAAAAGGAAAACCATCATGCGCCATTCGCTTGTACTTGCCTTTGTGACCCTGCTGTTCAGTCACGGGGTGCTTGCCGATTACCGGATCGGCGTCAGCATCGCCAGGATCGACGACAACTTCATGACTTACGTGCGCAACGGCCTGAACGATGCCGCGAAGAAAGAAAACGTGCAGATCCAGTTCGAAGACGCCCAGGGAGACGTGGTTCGCCAGCTCAATCAGGTCGAGGGGTTTATCAGCCAGAAAGTGGATGCGGTCATTGTATTGCCGGTCGACACCGCTGCTGCCGTCAATATCACCCGAGCTGCCACCAGGGCCAGAATACCGCTGGTCTACGTCAATCGCCGACCCGACCAGCACACGCGGTCGGCCGGCGTTGTCGCCGTGGCGTCCCAGGATATCCAGGCAGGTCAGTTGCAGATGAAGTATCTGGCCGAAAAGATGGGCGGCAAGGGTAATCTGGCGATCATCATGGGTGATCTGGTGCAGAACGCGACCCAAGGCCGAACCGAAGGGGTCAAGCAGGTTTTGCAGCAGTATCCCGACATCAAGATCGTTGGCGAGCAGAGCGCTCTCTGGCAGCGTGACAAAGGCATGGACCTGACCAGCAACTGGCTGCTGGCCGGGGTCAAGATCGATGCGATCGTGGCCAACAATGATGAAATGGCAATCGGCGCCGCCATGGCATTGCAACAGGCCGGGCAACGCTCGACACCCGTTGTCGGCATCGACGGCCTTCCCGACGGGCTTGCGGCCATCAAGCGCGGTCAATTGGCAGCCTCGGTGTTTCAGGACCCACAAGCCCAGGCCAGCAGCGCCATCACCGCCGCGCTACGGATGATCAAGGGTGAGCCCGTGGAGTCCGATATATGGGTGCCCTATCAGTTGATCAGGCCGGAGCAGGTATCGGAGTTCGCGCAACATTTCAAATAACGCCGGGTCACGTGTTCAAGTGCTGCGGCAAATCCTGAAAAGCTGGCTTTGCGGATGTCCGGAGCACTTGATCCCCCGTCACGTTTCGATCTGGCCTTGCTCTCGATGAAGATAGTTCTCAAGCAGAGTGACGACTTCCGCAACAAACTGCGGGTTACCCAGCAAGGCGGGTCGATCGGCGGTCACGGTATGAATGATCGCGTGCGCAGAGATGCCCATCAGGTAGATCGACAGCTCCGGGTCGGGCACGTTTTTCATGAAGGGCCTGAGCACATCAGCGAATTGCCTGCGCAACGGGTCCGCGTCCTGAGACTGCCTCACCGTATAGGGCAACTCTTCATGGATTGCCTTGTGTACTGCGGGTGCGACGCTGTGCTCATTGACCAGCATCTCGACAATTAGCGTCAGTGCGTCTCGAAGAGAAGGTTTTTGCGGCAACTCCTTCAATGCTTCAAGCAAGTCGCTGCGCGTTGCTGCCACATGGCGTCGCTGCAATTCGGCAATCACCGCCTCCTTGTTGGGAAAGAACTGGTACAGAGAACCGATATTGACACCTGCACGCTCTGCAATGGCATTGGTCGTCAGCCCTTCCCAACCCACCCGGGTCAGAATGTAAGTCGCTGCCTGCACAATCGCATCGACAGTCGCCCGGGAGCGTGCCTGAGCCGGGACTTTCCGGGGTTTTACGGTCGTTCGGCCTTTGCTCACGGGCTG
Proteins encoded:
- a CDS encoding sugar ABC transporter substrate-binding protein, translated to MRHSLVLAFVTLLFSHGVLADYRIGVSIARIDDNFMTYVRNGLNDAAKKENVQIQFEDAQGDVVRQLNQVEGFISQKVDAVIVLPVDTAAAVNITRAATRARIPLVYVNRRPDQHTRSAGVVAVASQDIQAGQLQMKYLAEKMGGKGNLAIIMGDLVQNATQGRTEGVKQVLQQYPDIKIVGEQSALWQRDKGMDLTSNWLLAGVKIDAIVANNDEMAIGAAMALQQAGQRSTPVVGIDGLPDGLAAIKRGQLAASVFQDPQAQASSAITAALRMIKGEPVESDIWVPYQLIRPEQVSEFAQHFK
- a CDS encoding TIM barrel protein, whose product is MSFCPFTLAVSAEMVFLDLPFVERVRRIHELGFSAEIWDWTTKDIAALSATGADFTSMTGYISGNLTDAEGIQRLLESARESLAVAERLNCPGLNLHGTGLDNKGLPVNPVSHTNGRMWLNACKTLEKIARLGEDHSRVFLLENLNTQVDHPGTPFARAEDTLALIEAVDSPHLKMNLDLYHAQIGEGNLIELIQRAGSAIGEIQVADVPGRMEPGTGEIHYPAIAKALHRMGYSGVVGLEGWASGDPDIALQRFRQAFTLEE
- a CDS encoding TetR/AcrR family transcriptional regulator is translated as MSKGRTTVKPRKVPAQARSRATVDAIVQAATYILTRVGWEGLTTNAIAERAGVNIGSLYQFFPNKEAVIAELQRRHVAATRSDLLEALKELPQKPSLRDALTLIVEMLVNEHSVAPAVHKAIHEELPYTVRQSQDADPLRRQFADVLRPFMKNVPDPELSIYLMGISAHAIIHTVTADRPALLGNPQFVAEVVTLLENYLHREQGQIET